In a single window of the Thunnus albacares chromosome 1, fThuAlb1.1, whole genome shotgun sequence genome:
- the il17a/f2 gene encoding interleukin 17a/f2 codes for MKLRHSVCTLLLVCCSALWVASSSEVKVSSPPPGCDSLLTLSSEISSLSEGNGNIHSRSVSPWRWKSSTVKNRIPSTLWEAECSSSFCSSPNPGQTDRHNLNSVPIYQSVLVLIRQEKGRCYTAKYHSVAVGCTCVLAQTKQS; via the exons ATGAAGCTGAGACACAGCGTCTGCACTCTGCTGCTG gtaTGTTGCAGTGCATTGTGGGTAGCGTCCTCCTCCGAGGTAAAGgtttcatctcctcctcctggaTGTGACTCCCTGTTGACCCTCTCCTCAGAGATCTCCTCCCTGTCTGAAGGAAACGGGAACATCCACAGCAGATCCGTGTCTCCGTGGCGATGGAA ATCGTCCACGGTGAAGAACCGGATCCCTTCCACCCTCTGGGAGGCcgagtgcagcagcagcttctgctCCAGTCCCAACCCGGGTCAGACGGACCGACACAACCTGAACTCGGTCCCCATCTACCAGAGCGTCCTGGTCCTGATCCGGCAGGAGAAGGGACGCTGCTACACTGCGAAGTACCACTCTGTGGCTGTCGGCTGCACCTGCGTCTTGGCCCAAACCAAGCAGAGCTGA
- the il17a/f1 gene encoding interleukin 17a/f1 produces the protein MFSTSNSCKVTAACMVAMMMMAMMMAEVTASPKGVGQSKHQTKGHKKSSDDAAVETMETVPLQLDPNNMVPTRNARPLENASISPWTYNVSHDASLHPPLLSEAHCLLQGCLDKDGVEDLSLESRPILRQVLLLRRVKSKEAGSEPSYHYRMEYRLMAVGCTCVRPIIQHQD, from the exons ATGTTTTCAACGTCAAACTCCTGCAAAGTGACG gcTGCCTGTATGGtagcgatgatgatgatggcgaTGATGATGGCGGAGGTGACAGCCTCGCCGAAAGGAGTCGGCCAATCGAAACACCAAACAAAGGGACACAAGAAGTCCTCTGATGATGCAGCAGTCGAAACCATGGAAACCGTCCCCCTGCAGCTCGACCCGAACAATATGGTTCCCACCAGAAACGCCAGACCGCTGGAGAACGCCTCCATCTCCCCGTGGACGTACAa CGTGTCCCATGATGCCTCTCTGCACCCTCCGCTGCTGTCGGAGGCTCACTGTTTGCTGCAAGGCTGTCTGGACAAGGATGGTGTGGAGGACCTGAGCCTGGAGTCCAGACCCATCCTGCGCcaggtgctgctgctgcgccGGGTCAAGTCGAAGGAGGCGGGGTCAGAGCCCAGCTACCATTACCGCATGGAGTACCGCCTCATGGCCGTGGGTTGCACCTGTGTCCGACCCATCATCCAACATCAGGACTGA
- the LOC122987648 gene encoding membrane progestin receptor beta-like — MPRVSFALPSLSLTFLPPLARLLPSLPPTVRDVDVPPLFRERFILSGYRPVGLTWRCYVLSLFQIHNETVNVWSHLLAAACVVARFLLFMGPEGQGFSVDASSLPLVLYVFSAVTYLSCSAAAHLLQSHSEQAHYSLFFLDYMGVGVYQYGCALALCLYSSDAAWTQSMLGQIFLPAAALLAWFSCSTCCYAKLRFRRPYPLHRKLYQVVPMGVAYILDISPVAHRLATQSWTSNSALPLHGLQVVLFLLSAFFFSCPIPERFSPGRYDIIGHGHQLFHLLLSFCTLAQQEALFRDFLWRRPALVREFGEEHLLLACASFPCLMLCCVMTALAMRRRAKKQLMKEQR, encoded by the exons ATGCCTCGGGTGTCGTTCGCCCTTCCCTCGCTGTCCCTTACCTTCCTCCCCCCGCTGGCCCGCCTCCTGCCATCCCTGCCTCCAACTGTGCGGGACGTGGACGTGCCCCCTCTGTTTCGGGAGCGCTTCATCCTGTCAGGGTACCGTCCTGTGGGCCTGACATGGCGTTGCTACGTCCTCAGCCTCTTCCAGATCCACAACGAGACAGTGAACGTGTGGAGCCACCTGCTGGCCGCCGCCTGTGTGGTCGCCAGGTTCCTGCTGTTCATG GGTCCTGAAGGTCAGGGGTTTTCTGTGGACGCCTCCTCACTGCCTCTGGTCCTCTATGTCTTCTCTGCCGTCACATACCTGAGCTGCAG CGCTGCGGCTCACCTGCTGCAGTCTCACTCGGAGCAGGCGCATTACTCGCTCTTCTTCCTGGACTACATGGGCGTGGGCGTCTACCAGTATGGCTGCGCTCTGGCTCTGTGCCTGTACAGCTCGGACGCTGCCTGGACACAAAGCATGCTGGGACAG ATCTTTCTCCCGGCCGCCGCCCTTCTCGCCTGGTTCTCCTGCTCCACCTGCTGTTATGCAAAGCTTCGTTTCCGGCGGCCATACCCGCTCCACAGGAAGCTCTACCAGGTGGTCCCGATGGGCGTGGCCTACATACTGGACATCAGCCCCGTCGCCCACCGCCTCGCCACCCAAAGCTGGACCAGCAACTCTGCACTCCCACTGCATGGCCTGCAG GTGGTGCTGTTTCTGCTGTCcgccttcttcttctcttgccCCATACCTGAGCGTTTCTCCCCCGGCCGCTATGACATCATCGGCCATGGCCACCAGCTCTTCCACCTCCTTCTGTCCTTCTGCACGCTGGCCCAGCAGGAAGCGCTGTTCCGGGACTTCCTGTGGAGGCGGCCAGCGCTGGTCAGAGAGTTCGGAGAGGAGCACCTCCTGCTGGCCTGCGCCTCCTTCCCCTGCCTGATGCTCTGCTGCGTGATGACGGCGCTTGCCATGAGGCGGCGAGCTAAAAAACAACTGATGAAAGAGcaaagatag